A portion of the Drosophila innubila isolate TH190305 chromosome 3L unlocalized genomic scaffold, UK_Dinn_1.0 0_D_3L, whole genome shotgun sequence genome contains these proteins:
- the LOC117787166 gene encoding protein late bloomer, with translation MEIADQEEEDEDHSELNWNLIVFRWIILILFGICLIFNIFDCVHHAAVITYYSACAECEFTYYEALVLAASLGMIGVLLLGIYLVLLQKTRALRVYNMIIFLTVWLQMLLILVLTQRYPIAHIVHYRWLSQKSLAYYEKKYSCCGVLGPDDYLLTSGELPRSCFASESQLTKDLYYSGCLNRDTIPTTLFRSELLTPLFQLLLVILVIVYYLHLKNTGAPVRSIRNLWQSCIIF, from the exons ATGGAAATAGCAGACCAAGAAGAGGAAGACGAGGATCATTCGGAACtgaattggaatttaattgTCTTTCGATGGATTATTCTCATACTATTCGGCATTTGCCTG attttcaatattttcgattGTGTACATCACGCTGCCGTCATCACCTACTATTCAGCATGTGCGGAGTGTGAATTTACGTATTATGAGGCTTTAGTATTGGCAGCTTCCTTGGGAATGATTGGTGTTCTCCTGCTGGGAATTTATCTAGTGCTTTTGCAAAAGACTCGTGCGCTGCGAGTT taCAACATGATCATTTTTCTAACCGTCTGGCTGCAAATGCTGCTGATCCTTGTGCTGACCCAACGCTATCCCATTGCCCACATTGTGCACTACAGATGGTTGAGTCAGAAGAGCTTGGCGTATTATGAGAAGAAG TACTCTTGCTGTGGCGTTCTCGGACCGGATGATTATCTGCTCACATCTGGGGAATTACCGCGTAGCTGTTTCGCCAGTGAGAGCCAGCTTACCAAGGATCTCTACTATAGTGGTTGCCTGAACAGAGATACTATACCCACAACTCTTTTTCGCTCCGAGCTTTTGACTCCCTTATTTCAG ctgCTTTTAGTAATATTGGTGATAGTGTATTATCTGCACCTGAAAAATACCGGTGCACCAGTGCGTTCTATTCGCAACTTGTGGCAATCGTGCATCATTTTCTAG
- the LOC117788000 gene encoding cuticle protein LPCP-23, whose product MAFKYVLLSLCAVLSAANAGFLAPATYVASPVVAKLAQPHYDAVGTTQQNVVRSFGGTVSTYSKNVVTPYSSVSKVDSRITNNVYTPKTVYSAPATVVTKSVYAAAAPAVTYAAPAPVLAKTVSYAAPAVTYAAPAPALTKTVYSSPIAAPVLAKTYAAPAVAYSAPVAAPAAYVKYSPAIGVAHVSFDGFGSHWGY is encoded by the coding sequence ATGGCATTCAAGTACGTCCTGCTCTCCCTCTGCGCTGTGCTCAGTGCAGCAAATGCTGGCTTCCTGGCACCTGCCACCTATGTGGCATCTCCGGTGGTTGCCAAGCTGGCTCAGCCACATTACGATGCCGTGGGCACCACCCAACAGAATGTGGTGCGCTCCTTCGGCGGCACCGTGTCCACCTACTCGAAGAACGTGGTCACTCCCTACTCCAGTGTCAGCAAAGTGGATTCCCGCATCACAAACAATGTGTACACACCCAAGACAGTCTACAGTGCTCCAGCTACTGTGGTGACCAAGTCCGTCTATGccgctgctgctcctgctgtcACCtatgctgctcctgctccagtTCTGGCCAAGACCGTCTCGTATGCTGCTCCCGCTGTCACCTAtgctgctccagctccagctctgACCAAGACTGTCTACTCCTCGCCAATTGCTGCTCCTGTGCTGGCCAAGACCTATGCCGCACCCGCTGTTGCCTACTCCGCTCCAGTTGCTGCTCCAGCTGCCTATGTCAAGTACTCACCAGCCATCGGTGTTGCCCACGTCAGCTTCGACGGATTCGGCTCACACTGGGGCTACTAA
- the LOC117788123 gene encoding cuticle protein 16.5, with protein MAFRYLISLCALVAYANAGLLASHVAVANPAVDAVASTHQNVVRSFDGTVSSYSKAVDTPYSSVRKSDTRIQNNVYTPAIAKATYAAPLYTQATPIVQKAVYAAPAPVLTKTVSYAAPAVTYAAHAPVVAKTVYSAPAPVLAKTVSYAAPAVTYAAHAPVVAKTVYSAPAPVLTKTYAAPAVAYAAPAPVLAKTVSYAAPLATTNVNHGPAATTYTHNAPALGVSSYGSSQTVHYSPAASVSHMSFDGFGTHWGF; from the coding sequence ATGGCATTCCGTTACCTCATCTCTCTGTGCGCTTTGGTGGCCTATGCCAATGCTGGTCTCCTCGCCAGCCATGTGGCTGTGGCGAATCCTGCCGTGGATGCCGTGGCCTCCACTCATCAGAATGTGGTACGCTCCTTTGACGGCACCGTCTCCAGCTACTCGAAGGCTGTGGATACGCCGTACTCCAGCGTACGCAAGTCGGACACTCGCATCCAGAACAATGTGTACACTCCGGCTATTGCTAAGGCTACTTATGCCGCTCCATTGTACACTCAGGCCACGCCCATTGTCCAGAAGGCTGTATAtgctgctccagctccagttctGACCAAGACCGTGTCGTATGCTGCTCCAGCTGTGACCTACGCTGCACATGCTCCAGTTGTGGCCAAGACTGTCTActctgctcctgctccagtTCTGGCCAAGACCGTGTCGTATGCTGCTCCAGCTGTGACCTACGCTGCACATGCTCCAGTTGTTGCCAAGACCGTCTACTCTGCTCCCGCTCCCGTGCTGACCAAGACCTATGCCGCTCCAGCTGTTGCCtatgctgctcctgctcccgTTCTGGCCAAGACCGTGTCGTATGCTGCTCCTCTGGCCACCACCAATGTGAACCATGGTCCAGCTGCCACCACCTACACCCACAATGCACCTGCCCTCGGCGTCTCCAGCTATGGCAGCTCCCAGACCGTTCACTACTCCCCCGCTGCGAGTGTTTCGCACATGAGCTTCGATGGCTTTGGCACCCACTGGGGTTTCTAA